aaaaaaaaatgctccaaAGGATTACAatacttatttttatctcttAATAGATTTGGGGAgcatatgttttttgttttttgtttctttaattaatagaaaaaaaatctattaataaAATCTAACGTTTATCACTTGACTCTTCCAAAAAGAGAGattatatatctctaacaaaaaaaaaaaaaaaaaaaaaccaaatagccTCTATCTATCtccatcttaatttttttttttttttttttttttttttttttttttttttttgtcaacgATATTTCACCAAATGACATCTCTTCTCAAATAACtatgagatatgagagaagccggaaaaaaaaatacagttttTATCCCTACAAAATTGTAGAAATAATATGTTGATTAAGACGTTTAATTGAGATTAGAaaggatttttcttttcgttACAACAAAAAGGATAAGGTGGTTGAATCCAAGCTCTCTTTGTAAGAAAGATTAGGTAATACCATTCGTTAAGTTacacaaaaattttgttaagattcaAGTGGATTTATAAGGTATCATGTGCATGCCTATAATTATATTGTAAGTTATATGCCTAAAATGAGGCTACATTGATGTGTCTTCTCACAATCTCACCTTCTATAATTGCAATATGCCACCCCACTTTTCGTTTTCACAAAATTTGAGCCAAGCCAAAGCTAAATCATATCCAATTTCAGCCAAATAACAACGAGACTTTTTTGGACCCCCAACCCATCATTTATTTCAAGCCTGAGAGTGATTTTTAGGGTatcaaaaatttttacaaaaaaatctttacaaattaattttcaattttaaatataatacaaaaaactactttgttaaatatgttgttgatatgaaaataataacatCCCTTTATGAATATTTAGTTGGTGTGCTCAATGAATTTAAAGGATGTGTCATAATGCAAACGTTCTAAATTTTATCCACCATACTATTAGTCTATGAGGTTTCTAAAGCATCTCATTTATGGGTAGGGACTAAGAAGTGACAGTCTGTATGGCATCACCtttaatatttagtttttatataaaattttttaaaatctcactttttctcacatatttttactttttcaatttttttttcaaaaatacaagtatattttagcacatttttagcaaaaaaatagataaattgtTCCCAAACAGACACTATTTTACCAAATACTCAAAACGCTACTTCtttgtataaaaaagaaaaagaaaaagaaaaaagaaagataataataacaaaGGTTATTTTATCAGtttgtaattattaaaaaaaaaaatagtacctTTAAATTTCCTTATTTCAAATTCTATCCATGAGCCCTCTTTTTTATCTGCTTACAAAATTGATAGACAAGTAATCTCAAGCCAAAGATTTAACGATAAAAGTGGTgtcacatattttaaaatttaaaatcaaaattcatccCTTAGCCACTGAAGTTTTCTTCCTCACATCCCTTATTCATAGTATAGTATTGGATATGATTTGTGAATATACGTAACAAAAATCTGCAATAGGCATTGCAATTCTAACATATGTAGAGTCCATATTTTAAGTCTAAGtgaatgaatatataaatatgattTGGCATTTCTTAAGGCCTTCGTAAAgctacttaaataaataaagggagaaaaaaaggCGTAAATATTGAATCATGAAATTAACATAGACAATCATAAAAATCAGGCATGTGTGAACATGAACCATGTATTTAATGCTCCCAATTAAGTCCCAACCAATCATCCACCCTTGTAATAATGTtctaaattattcttttttctttaaattaaagaaataaaaaagatgcattaaatttcaataaacaagaggaaaaaaaaaaaggcagattAATGAGTGGGAGATGGAAGAACTAAGTAATGAGACTACAGTCGGTGCCCCCAATGATTGTTGTAAGAATAATAATGTGGCCGTAGTTTTTCTCTTTTGACAGAGAAAGAACACGTGTTTACACATTTTCTTAGTACGATTGATCTGTTCTTAGTGACATTAAAAAGATAGGATCGATTACTTTCCGAACTTTCCAATACTAGGTAGCTTTAAAAACGGTTTTAATTCCTATCCCAATTAATTTGGGTTTTACTCAATGAAAGGGGGGTTGAACTAGGGTTATAATTTCTAGTTGATGCTTGACCGTACGATTAGCTTAAATTGTCTCAATCATCAATGTATCTCCGCACATTCTAAAAAATTCTTAGTTCTTCAATTAACTTAATTGTGTGATTAATTGGTCAATGAActatataattgaattttttttttttattcttatgaGAGTATAACACATTTTTTGTACTGCATGTATAGATTTATgtaactatataattaaatttaattgggtaaACAAATTTAAGTAACCATACCtaaattttggtaatttaaatAATCCATGATCCTCTCTAAGCAATACATGAATCCAAGAGTGGGATTTGAACAATTGACTTCTTTATTAGAAATTGAACTTCACAGTTCTTGAAAAACAAAGGTGAAAATTCAATAGTAACATACATACATTTACATGTTTATTACCACTTGTAATGTAGAATTAAATCCATGCATATTAATTTAtaaggatttatttttttagtaatatttattacatACACTCCAGTATACATATAGTACACACAAACTACAATTTACAATGAATATGTCACAAATTtcctttttctccaaaaaaaaaaaaaaagtcacaaattTCCttctaaaatgaaattatttgtaCTATATGTACACTTAGGCTGTAGCTATATATGTGTACTAGtcgttttcatttatttttttaaaaccactCGCATAAACACATGCAGAAGGAGAAGATAGAAGAGTTTTAGAATaagctcttttttctttggatttGGACAAACTCTACAAGTCCAAACCATTTCAATCaacaaaaatataggaaaaaatatAGAAGTGTCCCAAAGAAATAGTCTTTGGTTGCGTGGCATGCATGTGTCTAACTCCTAtaaaatattggaaaaaatgaacaaaaattcCTTTCTTGTATCCCAAAGAAATAATCTttatattcttttgtaaaatataaacattaaaaaaaaaaaaaaaaatctttgatttCCTTGCCAAAAGCAAACAATAGCTTAGTATCATCATTTTATCTTCTACTATGTATCTTACTTCACCTAACACATTTGCACTTTAACAcataaaacaaatgaaagaatCAATCAGAACCTgtatatacatatttaaaatgaaaaaagaaacacCTTTGtgcctttctatttttttttcttctgtataATCTTTGTGGTACTCTTTCTCCCGCACTCATTCATAGTTTTTAGGCCTTATTTCAATTCCTTCAAGGATGAGTCCTCCTTTTGATTGATAACCCTTAACCTCCATAAAACTCATCTTCACCTCCTCATAACTTTCACCACTAAAGAACTCTCCCAGCTCAATCTCCATCCACCCATCCTCTCTTTCACTTGGGATTTGTTCAATGCCCTCTatcactctctttctcaacaCTTCTGTGCGGTTCCTATAAAATAAGCAATCCATTTGTTGCTTCTTGCCATCTTCCTGACGAAGATAAGTCGTGCCATTACATACTTTATTGCCCACCTCAATTGACATTTCAGACGGTATTGAATCAAGTCCATATGCACGATTAGAAATTTTCATTATAAGATAAGCGCCATATGTTGTGTTAGGTGATagaatttgagttttgattttgcCATGAATTTCTAACCAAGATGTTGTTCTAAGCTCAGCCACTTCGGAGAATCTGTGgaataagaaaaattgaaaatgttgaaAGTTTTGGTTAGTTCATTTTCTTTAACAGGCAATATAGATTAGTCACTAAATTtaataacacaaaaaaaattcataattgtaaaatatatatcCTTTTGTGATTGAGACAAACATAGTATATGAAAGTGATATCAATAATGGACTCATATAAACAAGATATTTCAATCACAATTTACAAACTTGGCAggttgtggaaaaaaaaaaaaaaaatatatatatatatatatatatacacacttatTAGTATTTTAGTAGAACAATGCTCTTATATTATTGAATGCTAGGTGAATTTAAAGAAAGAACAAGATAAAAGTAACCTTGATTGAGGTATTGATTTCCAGGTCCACTGCATTGGATCATTTTGCGATGATATAGAAAGTTCTTTTGCTGACAGCATATACGATATTTTTCCTGACAATTTCTCTAACTTGAAGCTCTGCATTATTAtgaatataaaacaaaaataaaaattaattatactGTGTAATTAATCCTATCAATTTTAAGGCAAtccatttattatttaaatagaagaaaatttaGATACGTTTTACTAtaccttaaaattttcaattaaattaattgtGTGCTTAATTGGTCGATGAAtaatacaattaaatttaattattcttgtgaaaagataacaaaatttGTACTATATTGACTAATGCAGCTATATGattaaattagaattttaaaactaataCAAGAAGCTATAtctaaaatttacatatttaaataaTCCATCATTTTCTCATAATACGTAAAGCAATCTATACAtctataaaagcaaaaaaggcttttttatatacataaggcttttttttttatattcatcatatgatgaatatataaaaaagccTTATGTATACTTAACTAGTTTCTTATACGGTCATACTTAGACTACAGTAGGGTCCCGATGGACATTCCATGGAATATTGGTTGGTACCATTTCTGTTGTGTTAGACTTTGACATATTTCATTTGAAATCtatcttcttctctctttcctttttttcgtTAGGTGGCGTTATTAGCATTTGAAATCAATCAATCTCGCTATTGCAGCATGTGAAATAAATGTTTGCCACCAAATGCAtagaaatttaaatcctatCCCCTCTATTAGAAAAACATTgcgctttttcttttttcttttttcttttttttgagaataaaaaaatttgtgaaaattcaaTAGCAACATTTACATGATTAACACCTTTTGTAACGTGGAACTAGTTCAATGCACGTTTATCAATAAAGGGTTttctcttatttaatttttttctactaAACACGTATCGAAAAAACAAGGGGAAGGAGGGTCTGTTTAGAATaggctcttttcttttctttttttttttttttttttttttttttttttttttttttgggacaaacTTCACAAGTCCGTTAAGAGTAATTCAATTAATCCACTagcattttacaaaacacatcaatattaaatgcatgaaaaattaaGTGTTAGGCAGGAAATCATTTCAAACCTACCTTTCTACCACCATCTATGAGAATTGGATTGCACAGACAAAGAAAGAGCTCCTTCTTTGTAGTAAATGCCAAAGGAGTGACCACCCTTGACAAAACATCCTTATAATCAGCCGGCAAGAACATCTCCCAAACAACGTCGGACTTCGCCGCTGAATTAAAGGTGGATGACACCATTGAAGATCTAAATGTGTCTGTTGGAGAGGTGAAGGATAGGATTGTGGATACACAATCTTCTGGCAACATGTCAATGAATCCTCCCATTGAGTTTGACATAAcaataatcttgaaaactaCTAACAAAAATATGCGTAAAACCAGCCAAAGATGAGAATCAAAATCACTGTCCTTGTCTCAGGTCTCTAGCTCTAAACTCTTTGCTTATGTGTCTTTTTTTGGATGATGCAATCGtggatatattatatatacacacgggAGCATCAAGTTGATATCAACTCAACTGTCAACTCTATTCTTTTCGGTCCAAGTTTTAGGGTTGTTGAATTCACTATTCAACGTGTTGACTAGATTTAGCACATTTAATTTCAAACGTAATGTAGTTGTGGAAATCAATCAATGTTAGATCAAATGCCAAACATGAACTTCGTTGCAACCAGTCAATGTTAGATTGCCCATTGAGTTGATTAATaggttaaaaattgaaaaaccaaaaaaccaaattGCGTTAATGGACTATGCTACCCCTTTCTTTTCCATGAACGAATAGTCCAAACACTGTATATCCACAATTGCCAATAGGATAATTAAGTGGAATGGCTTAGAGTTTGACCCAAGAAAAGTCTAGTGTGTTTCACATGGTCAATAACAATGGCATCTAGTTTTACCAGATGTATTCCATATGAACCGCAATAGGATTCTAGTCAGCAATGGCAAACggagccctttttttttcttataagaaATTTCAAATCATATTCATTATGCTTGATTATGTGCCTTTTGGGTCTGCCATGTTTGCACCATTATCATTGATTCCCACtatagtttttaaaatcattgCGCATGAACCCTTTGGAGGCGTGCGGAGCCGAGGCAGAGAGTGGGGGACGTATTATGGGGATTGGCTGTTGCGTGTGAAGTTTGGAACCACACAGTTATACATTTTGACACACGAGGATCATCCTTTCCAGAATTTGCTGATTTTTTATGGTATCTAATGAATGTTCGTCATTTCGTGGATGAGATACTGGAGTTGGTTGTTATGGTAGCTTGAGGCCTATGGTTCAGTCAAAATGGAGTGAGACAGGGGAACGCTAGACTACAAGCTTCGGCAATAGTGCAGAAGACGAGGTACATGTTATATGAATTTCAAACGGCTAATCTCAAGATTTCTTGGGTTGAGGCTGTGGAAGACGCACGGTGGGTACCTCCTCCTACACCACTGGCAGGTCCATGTTAGAGTCAGGGTATTCACAAGACCACGCtggtttgggaaaaaaaaaatcagtattATGGCtacaacttattaaaaaaatttatgattttctaaactttaaaaaaaaaaaagaaaatgtgtgaccaccctaaatttcttttttaggtccAATATCATTAaactttggacaaaatttagcaacaAACTTGATTATAAATTAAAGCTACAacttcactcaatatttttttattagatatgaattttaacaattccacaattaggatttttttttatatcctccatgtttacaaaatttcaagaagattaaagataaatagattattttattaatcaaatgtttaatttttgagtttttgtagtctaaaattatatgcaaaaaataagtttatgaatcaaatagtaaataacatctgattgacaTGAAACTTGACAtgtattttaagaatataaaaagaaaaacatagaatttaacaattagattttcaaaatatacagtcatgttaatttgtttagtgaaagTTGTAGTCTTATGCTACAATaagtttttagtcaaattttggtcattttaacaatatattgagcctttacaaacaataataaaaatccaaaaaaaaattatttaactaaaattttgaaaaaaatatatagcttGTAGCATTGGTAATGAGATAtagctattttttattattaaatattatataatttaagtttcttaatgaccaccTTAGAAAAATTTCTAGAATAGCCACTGTCCTACACCCCCTTATACCAAATTAATGTTGACAGCACCATGTTTGGAGCACTTCAATCCACCGTAGTTGGGGTGGTAATTTGGGATAGTGTAGTCTATGTCACGACAACACTAAGCAAATGACTCCCTTACCTGCTGGGGCCTTTGGAGAGTTAGGCAATGGCAAAAGAGGAGGGAGTTAATTTTGCTTGGGATGTGGGTGCCCGTGAAGTGGTGTTTGAATGTGAGTCAAATATTATCTACGACGCCACCATTGGGGTGAATGATCCACCAACTGCTATAGCCAATATAATTGAAGGGTTTCGGCACAAGTTTCATGAATTTCAACAGATTTTGGTAAATCATGTTAGAAGATAATGTTAGAAGACAAGGGTAATCGTTTGGCACATATCTTGGCTCAGCAATTAACATACTAGGCATATTGTTACCTATGTAACTTGAATAAAGGAAAATCTtaatattattgaattaattttagttcaaaatgttatatttttatatctttttcttaataaaattatgattttcttatccaaaataaataacaaaataagaaGCCCCCATCAAAACAGATGCTACACATGTTCCATGGATGACTTGCTAGGAgcacaaattattaattttttatggaaaatatatttgaCTCAGTGGTAAATAAATATGAActcaatttataatataaaaaatctgAGATTAGTTTCTTTAACCATTAATAATATGACCAACCTTTCAAATGTTGGTCTATATTTAGGGTCCAGAACATGCTAAATCGTATGATATATCTCTACATGCTTAAAAATGAATGGCAGAGACAGAGCACATATCTGAAATTTATGAATTTAGACCATAGGCTTTGTAGACAATAATAATATACCTTGTGAAATTATAGTGCAGtgagataaaaacaaaattacaacgTCATATAGTTTAAGAATTAAAACTTTTACTCCTGTTCCAATCTCAAaagaaaacccattaaaaaataaaaaataaaaaaaatgaaaaaaataaaaaaataaaaaagaaagaaagaaattaaggGAGGCCAAAAGTAAGTGGGAGCCagaaacaattaatgttttatcACTTTTATGTAGCTTGTGGGCTTTGTTGTGTGCTTTTCAATAgtcttttcattttctatgcTTAAGTCTTCTAGAATTAGTTGTAATGTTGGATAATTTGTTGCATTGTAGAGGTTAACCCACACACAAGTGGGTTGGGTCAGCAGGACCCATAAACAATTACAACCATTACCCACCCCACCCCATACTTCTTAAGCCTAACCCCGTCAGGTCTTAGCCCAATCCCAAATGTTCCTTTTGATTTAAAATCTTGAGCCCAAATGGCATTTAAATCTAAACCCAGTCTAAATTAAGAAAGTGTCAACCCGAGTCCACATCAAACAACACAAAGCATTTAAACCCAACTCATCTCGATCCTTCACTTGATGCTCTATAATGTTTTCTACAAAACaagtcattttccaaaaaaatattttctataaaattatcttatttttaacaacCTTAAATtaatgagttaaaaaataatctCATTGTTTCTCTTATTTAGTTTGCTGTaagataaagttgttttctaaaaaatactagtgaaaaataatctctaaaaataaatatactttttatatcgactaaaaaaataatttttctttgacttATTTTTTCTGATACTACCAAATACTGaaaaatacgaaaaattatatttatacaaggttttccattaaaacaaacaaagtgCCATAGCTTTcatcactttttaaaaattcaaattcatctCACACACTGCAATTCTCCCTCTCGTCCATACAAGCTAAGCAAAGAGAGACATTCTCTTTCATTTTGTACCTTGGCTTTTGTATACGTCTTTATAATCAATAGAATTTCAATCGTACCTTGGCAACGTTTCATAATGTTTTAGAACTATAAATATAGTACAAGTATGTAATTGCCTTAGAGGCAAGCTTGCAAGTaggaacaaaatcaaattttaagttACACAAGCACAAAGGATCAAACATATGTCTTCCTTTACCTGCCTTTTATTTCGAGTAACTTTGTTTCGAGAATCATGTGGATGTGAGCTGGAGCTCACAGGATGATCCTCTGCAGAATCTTCTTTCTTGGTATGTTCCTCA
This genomic stretch from Quercus lobata isolate SW786 chromosome 3, ValleyOak3.0 Primary Assembly, whole genome shotgun sequence harbors:
- the LOC115980489 gene encoding F-box protein PP2-B15-like — its product is MGGFIDMLPEDCVSTILSFTSPTDTFRSSMVSSTFNSAAKSDVVWEMFLPADYKDVLSRVVTPLAFTTKKELFLCLCNPILIDGGRKSFKLEKLSGKISYMLSAKELSISSQNDPMQWTWKSIPQSRFSEVAELRTTSWLEIHGKIKTQILSPNTTYGAYLIMKISNRAYGLDSIPSEMSIEVGNKVCNGTTYLRQEDGKKQQMDCLFYRNRTEVLRKRVIEGIEQIPSEREDGWMEIELGEFFSGESYEEVKMSFMEVKGYQSKGGLILEGIEIRPKNYE